Part of the Actinomycetota bacterium genome, CGTGCCCGGCGGCGCGGGGACCCCGGCGACGGCCCGTGGCCCGGTCGGCGGCAGGGTGTCGCCGCTGCTGATGGGGCTGATGGACTGGATCAGCCCGCCGACCCCGGTCACGATCGGGAAGCCGCCGCCGGTCGGGGTCGAGGGCTGGGAGGAGGCGGCCGCCGACCCCGGCGGGGCGGTGGCGCGGCCGCCACCGCCCGACCCGGCCGCCCCAGAGGAGGTCTGCGGGGTCTTGCTCTCGGTCGCCCCGGCCACGGCGCCGCCGAAGCTGGTGCACCCGTCGGGGCAGGGGCCCTGGTCGCTGAGGCCGAAGACCAGCAGCAGGCCCATGAGGGCGACGACCGTCGCCGTCCAGGCCCGGGCCCGCCGCCGCAGGGACGGGCGCCACTTGATCCGGTAGGCGGCCCCGCGCCGCGCCCGCACCGCCTGCTCGGCGGTGGCGTGGCGCGACCAGGCGGCGATGATCGCCGCCTCGAACGGCCCCAGCTCGGCCCCTGGCCGGCCCAGCAGCTTCGAGAGGTCGTCGGCCCTGAAGGGCCGGTGCAGGTAGTGCCGCGCCCCGTCGGGCGGGAGGTCGGGCCGGCGCTCGCCCTTGTCCAGCAGCATGACCAGCGGCCCGTCGTAGCAGTCGCGGACCTGCTTGTAGCTGAGGCGGCGGGCCTGGGGCTGGCTGTCGAGGACCACGGCGGCCACCACCGGCGTGGACCAGTCCGACAGCTCGGCCGCCGAGCGGAAGTGGGCGATGCGGTCACCGTTGGCGAGCAGGCGGCCGGTGATCGACGCCAGCCCTGGGTCCCGCGACAACAGGACAACCCGACGCTCCACGTCCACCGCTCCTGTCACTGACCGGATCGCGACGAACGGCCCGATGGAACCGGTCATCGCACTCGAAGGAGCATACTTCCATACTCGTCCGACGAAAGTCTCTACGCCGGATGCAGGAGGAATCAGGCGAGCGGGGGCGGCTTTTCGCCGACGTCCCCTTCGCCGACCCCGGCCTCGTGGGCGTCCACCGGGAAGCGGGCGAAGCCCTTCCAGGCCAGGCCGGCCAGCTCGTCGGCGAGCTCACCGGCGTCGAGGGGACGGCGTTCGTCCAGCCACCAGCCGGCCGCGCCCTCGGCCATGCCGACGATCGCCGCGGCCAGGGCCCGGGCCCTGGGAGCGGCCAGGCCGGCCTCGGCGGCGATGATCCTCGCCACCCGCCCGGCCACCCAGCGCCGGAACTCGGTCACCTGCCGCTGGAAGTCGGCGTCGAGGCCGAGGGCCTCGGTGAACAGCAGCCGGAAGGCGTCCTCGTGGCGGTCGACGAAGTCGAGGTAGACGCGGAACCCGCGCCGCAGCCGCTCCTCGTTGCCCTCGGCCTGGCTGAAGCCGCTCTCCAGCTCCTCGGTGAGCCGCCCCAGGTCGTTGGCCAGGAGCGCCGAGTACAGCGCCCGCTTGGAGGAGAAGTGCTGGTAGAGGACGGGCTTGGTCACCCCGGCGGCCTCGGCGATGGAGTCCATGGAGGCGCCCCGGTAGCCGTCGCGGGCGAACAGCCGCCTGGCCACGCCCAGCAGCTGGGCCTTGCGCTCGGCCGCCCGCAGCCGCATGCCGATGGGCACGCTCACCGGTTCCACCCCCTTGCGCAGACCCTGCCCGTTCCCGCATCCTACCGTTCAGTAGGTTACCGAGCGGTAACCCGCAGTACGGAAAGGATCTGCCCCATGATCGGCTTCGCGCTCTCCGAAGACCAGGTGGCCGCCCAGAAGTGGGCCCGGGAGTTCGCCGAGAAGGAGATCCGGCCGGTCGCGCCCCACTACGACGAGACCGAGGACTTTCCCTGGCCGGTCCTGTCCAAGGCGGCCGACATCGGCCTCTACGGCATGGACTTCTACCGCATGATCGGCGAGGACGAGACCGGCATCCTCCAGCCGCTGCTGGTCGAGGAGCTCTGCTGGGGTTGCGCCGGCATCTCCCTCGGCATCTTCGGCAGCGGGCTGCCGCTGGTCGCCCTGATCGCCAGCGGCACCCCGGACCAGGTCGCCCGCTGGACCCCGGAGCTGTTCGGCACCCCGGCCGAGCCCAAGGTGGGCGCGTTCGCCGTCACCGAGCCGGGCGCCGGGTCCGACGTCTCCAGCCTCCGCACCCGGGCCGTCCGCGACGGCGACGACTGGGTCCTCAACGGCCAGAAGGTGTTCATCACCAACGGCGGGATCGCCAGCCTCCACGTGGTCGTGGCCACCGTCGACCCCACCCTGGGCCACCGCGGTCAGGCCAGCTTCGTGGTCCCGCCCGGCACCCCCGGCCTGCGCCAGGGCAAGAAGGAGAAGAAGCTCGGCATCCGCGCCTCCCACACCGCCGAGGTCCTGCTCGAGGACTGCCGCATCCCCGCCGACTGCCTCCTCGGCGGCGAGGAGCGTCTCCAGGCCAAGCTGGAGCGGGCCCGCGAGGCCCAGGCGGCCGGCCCGACCGCCACCGCGTCCTCCGCCCCGCGCGCCAAGGGCAGCTCGGGCGCCCTGGCCACCTTCGAGGCGACCCGCCCGGTCGTCGGCGCCCAGGCCGTCGGCATCGCCCGGGCCGCCTTCGAGTTCGCCCGCGACTACGCCCGCGAACGGGTCCAGTTCGGCAAGCCGATCGCCGCCCAGCAGGCCATCGCCTTCAAGCTGGCCGACATGGCCACCGAGATCGACGCCGCCCGCCTGCTCGTCTGGCGCGCCTCCTGGATGGCCCGCAACGGCATGGGCTTCGCCCACGCCGAAGGCTCCATGTCCAAGCTCAAGGCCGGCGAGGTCGCCACCCGGGTCACCGACGAAGCCATCCAGGTCCTCGGGGGCTACGGCTTCATCCGCGACTTCCCTGTGGAGAAGTGGCACCGGGATGCCAAGATCTACTCCCTCTTCGAGGGCACGTCCGAGATACAACGCCTGGTGATCTCCCGCGCGAACGGGGG contains:
- a CDS encoding TetR/AcrR family transcriptional regulator, which translates into the protein MSVPIGMRLRAAERKAQLLGVARRLFARDGYRGASMDSIAEAAGVTKPVLYQHFSSKRALYSALLANDLGRLTEELESGFSQAEGNEERLRRGFRVYLDFVDRHEDAFRLLFTEALGLDADFQRQVTEFRRWVAGRVARIIAAEAGLAAPRARALAAAIVGMAEGAAGWWLDERRPLDAGELADELAGLAWKGFARFPVDAHEAGVGEGDVGEKPPPLA
- a CDS encoding acyl-CoA dehydrogenase family protein, with the translated sequence MIGFALSEDQVAAQKWAREFAEKEIRPVAPHYDETEDFPWPVLSKAADIGLYGMDFYRMIGEDETGILQPLLVEELCWGCAGISLGIFGSGLPLVALIASGTPDQVARWTPELFGTPAEPKVGAFAVTEPGAGSDVSSLRTRAVRDGDDWVLNGQKVFITNGGIASLHVVVATVDPTLGHRGQASFVVPPGTPGLRQGKKEKKLGIRASHTAEVLLEDCRIPADCLLGGEERLQAKLERAREAQAAGPTATASSAPRAKGSSGALATFEATRPVVGAQAVGIARAAFEFARDYARERVQFGKPIAAQQAIAFKLADMATEIDAARLLVWRASWMARNGMGFAHAEGSMSKLKAGEVATRVTDEAIQVLGGYGFIRDFPVEKWHRDAKIYSLFEGTSEIQRLVISRANGGMA